The window GGGAGAAACAAAACCGGAACACCATCATCCTCATTCTGATCCCTCAAAGGTACAGCTTAATGCAGGTGACAGTATCTCTCTTCTTGATCTGGCATGGTATAAGACACTTGAGCAGGAACCGGACGTACAGGGAATGTATATGAATCCTAAACCAAAGGATGAGGATGATGCGATAGAAATTATTGCCTATCAGGCGCACGGAACTTGGTATAACAGGAATGTCTATTATTATGATCAGTACACGCTGGAACAGTTCAATGTAGAAGGAGCGAAATTTGCAGAAGCAGATTTTGCTGATCAGCTGTCGATGCTCAATTATGATATCCATATTGGTTCCGTCTTAGGTTTGTCAGGAAAAGTGCTGGCCTTCTTTATCAGTTTGATTTGTGCAAGCTTGCCGGTAACAGGTTTTCTGGTTTGGTGGAATAAAAATATTAAAGCAACAAAGCGAAGTGTTGTAAATGTTTAGTGTGAGTTTAGGTCAGTTTAATAATTGACCTAAATATTTTTTTAAACACATCATTTAACAATACAGAAAACAGGACAATCTATATAAAAAGAAACTAATTACTCTGATTCAAAAACACATTGAAATCATCTCGTTTAACACACTTGAAAGAACAGTTTCGATAATTGTTAAACTACTTAGCTATAGACAATATATATAGTAAGCTTTAAGAGAAATAAGTATTAGTTTTCATCAAATTTGTTTCTCATATCGTTAAATGTGTTTTTTAAATCGAACAGAGCGAAAAAAATGGTGAATTAGTTGGAAGTGTAAACTTGTTTTTATAGTGCCAATAGAGAGTGAGTAATGAAAAAATTGTTGATACCGATTTTTTACAACTTGCAGCTAAACTAAGAAATCACCCCCCTATTTAACATAATATATATTGTAAACTAACAAGAAGGTTATAGCTTACAATACCATGATTTTTTGTCGTCAATTAGAATCTTAGTTCAACTTAAACTCATGTAGTTTTGTCACTCTATCATCTCTTTGATACCAGTCATTGTAAACAAACTCAAGTTTATCCACAGTAAAGGTTCCAAAATCAAAGTCTCTGTATTTTTCAATAATTGATAGAAGTTCTTCCTTATTCGCTAATTGATCTCTTAATCTAAATATGGTGGAATGAGCTGTTTGTATAGCATACCTCTTATCAATTGATTGTTCAAGGTCTGCGTTTTGAAATTGCTTCCTTAAATTTTCTCGGATGTTGTTTAGCATTTCATCTTCCAGAAAACCTTGCAACATAATACAGGATGGTGATGCGGTAAGTCCTTTAAATGTTATATCAAAGGGTGAACAGTTTTCTATACTTTTAGAGATGACTTTTATATAATCATCTATTACAATTTGGGATAAGTCAAATCCCTCATAACATGATATAATTGACATAACAGTCACATGAATATCTGTATTTGGATAAAAGTATTGTTTAGGCTCAACTACCCTTAATTCATCCAGAAATTGTTGAATCTTATTTTGTGCATTTTTATCCGGACGAATCAACAGCGTAACTCCATACCTATTATCCTCATTAGAATCTATCAAATCATCAATCTGATATTGGTCATTTTTGATTTTTTGAATTGATTCTTCATACAATTTATTGTAATGTTCTTTTAGTTTCATAAAAAATTTCAATCGTTAAGGTTTCAGTACAAAAAATTTAATTCATGTTACTTCATTCTAATTAAAATAATTAGTGAAGAAATTAGCGTCAGTAATCCAATCAGAAAAATGGAAGCCTCTATGCTAATAAAGTCTGCAATTACGCCAGTCATAATTGCGCCAACTGCATAGCCTAAATCTCTCCATAACCTGAAGATACCAATACTTTTTGCCCTATCTTGAGGATGGGTATTCTCTGCTACAGTTGCCAAAAATGTAGGATAAACCATTGCTGTCCCCCACCCCAATACTACTGAAAGTAAGATAAAATCCATCATGGTCTGACTCCAAACCATTCCAACTAAAGCTATAGCCTGTAAAAACATTCCTATAAAAAGTAAATGCTTTTTACGGTAATTATCCGCCATCTTTCCAGTAAATAACTGTCCTATTCCCCAAACAGCAGGATAAACGGCAGTCACAATACCAACCTGTTCTAGGTTAAAACTTTTGGATGCCAATAAAATTGGAAACACACCCCAAACCATGCCATCATTCAAATTATTGATTAATCCGGCTTGTGATACAGCACCTAGATTATGGTTTTTCCAGGTTGTTTCCCAAAATACATTGTTAAGCTTTGAAACTGTAGAAGATACAGACTCTTGCATGACATGGTGTACGGTGTCTTTTACTAAAAAAACACTACTCAATAACCCCATAACAACCAATACGATACCTAAATAAAATGGGTATGGTCTTATACCGTATTCACTTGCAACCCATCCAGTAATAAATGCCACAATTGCAACCGAAAGGTAACCTGCAAATTCATTTAGCCCCATGGCAAAACCTCTTTGCTTGTCACCAACCAGATCAATTTTCATAACTACAGTGCTGCTCCATGCCAACCCTTGGTTTATTCCCAATAAAATGTTAGCTGCAATTATCCAGTTCCAACTTGGTGCAAACATCAAAATAAATGGAATTGGGATACCAAATACCCATCCTGCAATCAGCAATTTTTTTCTTCCAAAACGGTTTGCCAATACACCTGTGTAATAGTTGGTAATTGCCTTTACAATCCCAAATACAACGATAAAGGAAAGAATTGCCGTTTTGGCCGCGATCAAGAATTCTTGCTCAGCAATCTGTGGCAAAACAGATCGCTCCAATCCCACCATTCCTCCTACAAAACCATTTACAATTACCAGTAATGTAAACTGCTGCCAGTTTTCTTTAAGCCCAAGCTTTGCCATCTGTATTAATATGTCTGTCTGTGTAGTTTCTTAAGTTGTTGATTGAGAGGTATTATTGTGACAACAACGATCAATCTGATACTTCTTGTCCTTGACAAAACCTTCCGCACCTTTTCAAATATAGCTTCCCAAAAATAGGAACTACGTGACTAAACACACACAACCTACAGCTTCATTTTTAATTTGAAATGATAAAACCACTATCCTACTTATATGGAGAATAGTGGTTTCTAACCTAACGTGAATTATGGTTTATACCACCCTTTCAGGGCTGATCTACATGACAATGGACTAAAATCCATCGCTGATATATTTTGTTCCTTCGGGACTTATGCCCTGAAAGGACCTTATACAATAGCGATGGGTCAGAAAGCCATGTAGATCAGCACTGATAGGGCGAAATAGCGTATTTAATCCATAACTAACGTTATGCTATCATTTCAGTTTCGTTTATGCTTATTTCTGCTGTTCACTTGAAGTCATTTCAACCTTATTATCAGTCATTTTTCGGGGATGTAATTTTACCTCAAAATCACTCGGTGACATTGTAAAAGCAACATTTTCCCTAATCGTTTCAGGGTCAGTAATCAATTCAATACGGTAATTTTTGCAAAGCATTGAAAGAACCATCTTGATTTCGACCAATGCCAAACCACGTCCCGGACAGAACCTTGCGCCACCACCGAAAGGTGCTGCTGCTTCAGGCTTGTGATGCGCATGCATTGGACAACCTGAAGGCATCCAACGCTCTGGCTCAAACTGATCGGGGTTACTAAAGTTTTCCTCCTGCCATGCAGCATGTCGATTATTGAGTAAAAACACCGTGTCTTTTGGAATTTCCAGCCCATCAATCTCCACATCTTCTAATGCACTCAGGTATAGAAAAGGTGCTACAGGCTTCATACGCATGGTTTCCATGGCTACTGCCTCAGCAAAGTACAAACGGGCACCATCCTCTTGCTCCCTCAAGTATGCCTCTTCTTTTAGTACCGTCTTTGCTTCTTCATACATTTTCTCCTGAATATCAGGGTGAATACTCAAGAAATAGACTGCCCATGCTATACTGTGAGCGGTTGTATCTTCACCTGCCAGCAGCATGGTAAAAACATTTCCTACCACCTCTTTCTCTGAAAACTTACCTTCCTTCTCCTGCTCCAACAACATGGCTTCCAAAAAGTTGCCTGGTTTCTCTTTCAACTCAGGGTTTGTTTTCAGTTTTTCTTTTGCCTTGGCTATAAATTCTTTGATTGTCTCCGTCACTATCTTCATTGAGGCATCGAAGGACTTGTCAACTGGCAACTTCACATACCTCCAATAAGGAAAAGGAGCATTCAACCTTCTGAAAATCGCAGGGAAAACCTTTTCAATATGCTGCTGAATCACATCACCGGTTTCCTCCACCGTATTCATATCATATCCAAATGCCAGATTGGTCGTTACATCAACAGTATATCGAATCACCTCCTGCTGGATATTAATAGCTTCACCAGCGACAGCCATGCTATCCAGCTTATTTTTTAGACGTTCTGTTACGGTCATCAAAGTAGGATGAAAGGTTTTAAGGTGCTGCATGTTCAGGGCTTGGGCTGTCACTTTCCGTTGGTTAACCCACTGCTCTCCTTCTGCAGAAAACACGCCTTCAATTCCCATCTCCTCAAAGATTTCAGCCAACTTTTTCCCTCTTCTGAAAAGCTTCGGACGCATCTTCATCAGTTGCTGATTCATATGATGGTCATTGGTCACCACAACTGGTCTGCCTGCAAAATTGAGTCTAAACAACGGTCCCAGCTTGTCTGCCACCTGACTCATCTCCTGATGCATATTACTGAAGTCAAACTGGTGAATATTACCAATAACAGGGAGCCCCTTCATCTTAGGTAAATCCTCAATGGTTCGTTTTTTTTGAGCTAAACTACCTGTCTCACTTTTATTTTCCCAGTCTGCTAACTCAGTTTCTAACAGATATATATTATCGTTCTCTACGATTGGGTTAAACTTGTGTAAGCACTCCTTCCCTC of the Limibacter armeniacum genome contains:
- a CDS encoding 2'-5' RNA ligase family protein; translated protein: MKLKEHYNKLYEESIQKIKNDQYQIDDLIDSNEDNRYGVTLLIRPDKNAQNKIQQFLDELRVVEPKQYFYPNTDIHVTVMSIISCYEGFDLSQIVIDDYIKVISKSIENCSPFDITFKGLTASPSCIMLQGFLEDEMLNNIRENLRKQFQNADLEQSIDKRYAIQTAHSTIFRLRDQLANKEELLSIIEKYRDFDFGTFTVDKLEFVYNDWYQRDDRVTKLHEFKLN
- a CDS encoding MFS transporter, with the protein product MAKLGLKENWQQFTLLVIVNGFVGGMVGLERSVLPQIAEQEFLIAAKTAILSFIVVFGIVKAITNYYTGVLANRFGRKKLLIAGWVFGIPIPFILMFAPSWNWIIAANILLGINQGLAWSSTVVMKIDLVGDKQRGFAMGLNEFAGYLSVAIVAFITGWVASEYGIRPYPFYLGIVLVVMGLLSSVFLVKDTVHHVMQESVSSTVSKLNNVFWETTWKNHNLGAVSQAGLINNLNDGMVWGVFPILLASKSFNLEQVGIVTAVYPAVWGIGQLFTGKMADNYRKKHLLFIGMFLQAIALVGMVWSQTMMDFILLSVVLGWGTAMVYPTFLATVAENTHPQDRAKSIGIFRLWRDLGYAVGAIMTGVIADFISIEASIFLIGLLTLISSLIILIRMK
- a CDS encoding cytochrome P450, whose protein sequence is MRKKIATISELSEAIPFGVDIEGVELVILKIGEQVQVFHSRCPHQQANLAEGRVEKGMLVCQMHQWKFDHQTGQRSGGKECLHKFNPIVENDNIYLLETELADWENKSETGSLAQKKRTIEDLPKMKGLPVIGNIHQFDFSNMHQEMSQVADKLGPLFRLNFAGRPVVVTNDHHMNQQLMKMRPKLFRRGKKLAEIFEEMGIEGVFSAEGEQWVNQRKVTAQALNMQHLKTFHPTLMTVTERLKNKLDSMAVAGEAINIQQEVIRYTVDVTTNLAFGYDMNTVEETGDVIQQHIEKVFPAIFRRLNAPFPYWRYVKLPVDKSFDASMKIVTETIKEFIAKAKEKLKTNPELKEKPGNFLEAMLLEQEKEGKFSEKEVVGNVFTMLLAGEDTTAHSIAWAVYFLSIHPDIQEKMYEEAKTVLKEEAYLREQEDGARLYFAEAVAMETMRMKPVAPFLYLSALEDVEIDGLEIPKDTVFLLNNRHAAWQEENFSNPDQFEPERWMPSGCPMHAHHKPEAAAPFGGGARFCPGRGLALVEIKMVLSMLCKNYRIELITDPETIRENVAFTMSPSDFEVKLHPRKMTDNKVEMTSSEQQK